The window GATAGGCCCGCCATACTCCTGCCCCATCGCGAGCAGTATCCGGTTATCCGGCATTCGCACCCCGATGGTTTTTCTTTTGGACAGCGTGATCTTGGGAAGAATTCTGGTTCCAGGGAGAATAAAAGTATATGGCCCTGGCAGAAGCCGTCGCATGACCTTATAGGCCAGGTTGCTGATCTGGGCATACTTGCTGATTTCATGAAAGTCAGTACAGATTACGCTGAACAGCTTTTTTTTATCTGCATGGGTGATGCGGTAAAGTTTATCCACAGCCTTTTTATTGAACAGGTCACATCCGATGTCATACTTGGTATCGGTAGGAAAGAGGAGAATGTTACCATCCCGGATTACCTGTGCGGCCTGCTTGATCAGCCTGGCTTGAGGATTCACCGGATGTATTTCGATAATCATCGTCGTTCACCATAACTCATTATAACTTATTTGTTGATAAGCGGTAAGGGCTTCTTTTGTCTGGTAGATCGGCAGAAATTATAAAAGGTATGACCGAAAATTACCAGCATTTTCTGTGCACAGGTGCTCAATGACGGCTCTTGATTTGAGAAGCCGACTGGACATTACCGTCCATTTCCTGTCTTCGAACCACTGGATAATAATCCTTTCTGATTTCAAAATAACAGGCATTGGCGATCTCTTTCAAGTCAAAATATAGTACATAAAATATCCCGCCTGGTTTCAGGACCCTGCATACTTCCTTGACAATAGCCTGTTTGCATTGAAAAATGACGGGTGAATAGGCAATTACCACCCGATCGAAGAAGGCATCCGGCATGGGTAATTCGGTCAGCCGGGCGTAAAGGAATGTCAGATTGTGACGCTGGGTCCAGCCTGCTGCCTTTTCATTTTCTCGTTCATCAGGGCTCCCCAGGATGACATACAGGTGACCCTTTTCGTTACGCTCTACCATCCCCTGGGCCGCTTCCCTGGTGCCCCGGCAAAGGGTCAGCACCCTTTGCCCATCGACGATGGGGATTTGCCTCATCAATTGATTGTAAGCCT is drawn from bacterium and contains these coding sequences:
- a CDS encoding L-threonylcarbamoyladenylate synthase, translating into MIIEIHPVNPQARLIKQAAQVIRDGNILLFPTDTKYDIGCDLFNKKAVDKLYRITHADKKKLFSVICTDFHEISKYAQISNLAYKVMRRLLPGPYTFILPGTRILPKITLSKRKTIGVRMPDNRILLAMGQEYGGPILSAGLPDTREDEPLDLWDVEKRLGHEIDLIIDGGPIFPRDSTVVELIDDQIEIIRKGAGDIGWFEQRGVLVE
- a CDS encoding class I SAM-dependent methyltransferase, with the translated sequence MSLSEESHMDNVLLSDLDKSKLEEAYNQLMRQIPIVDGQRVLTLCRGTREAAQGMVERNEKGHLYVILGSPDERENEKAAGWTQRHNLTFLYARLTELPMPDAFFDRVVIAYSPVIFQCKQAIVKEVCRVLKPGGIFYVLYFDLKEIANACYFEIRKDYYPVVRRQEMDGNVQSASQIKSRH